The following proteins are co-located in the Eriocheir sinensis breed Jianghai 21 unplaced genomic scaffold, ASM2467909v1 Scaffold1396, whole genome shotgun sequence genome:
- the LOC126989967 gene encoding uncharacterized protein LOC126989967 → MKGLSGVPVFVWAWVWVGVTCETEDPTWMTSVTPGKGEVEGAWLEGGDGGAMCADLQQREEGGGGGVAVCLRVNIKKSSPLATLLTLTRPSPSPALVVDVGHLGLWLSTARQGQNAPHVSFFEARLPPGTWRHLCVQQRGRGPASADASQPQPEAGHHGLRCFVDGQEEELVPVTPSPGPEDRCRGDVASCPGRAPLQNAAPTSGGVWQLCVGGGHRSVAGAVADVRVWAGVLDDEALRAASLCPGRMPPAPPPLHDSGGWVPQSNASTAAFPLRQVCAAAPRLVDVRPAGTFRGLSELCVALGGAVPPAATLKATLPALNESCEGPAGLLSWVGGDPVVGAAAEETCPAVDVGGGAVRAACVLQLPCSLCVVPRTSIYRLYGHDGSLFDFTFYLETEADGQPAFRGSGGSRLERAGDGWRLASVLHSRRWTLAEAAVLPLGRRRWTEGGVQTLLALTVCRSGQFSCDDGQCVAQTARCNDIVDCRDRSDEAECSVVVTPEGYDPYYPPPPRPGETPPLDLPYHIDVYYLSDVTTEEGRAGMDVGVTLSWYDSRLRFLNLKPGIKNYFPCKLVWTPVVRAVAGRGIGFILDTDDYEKFCYTYASDELVARPLSDPLMGHLAEGRTHAVEVYLGVLAWLPCRFRLPAYPFDAQRCNMSFVMTNAPGTRAFTKASPGRRVPYLNSRRVLLEYELHALTTEVGAFLQGTDNNTYFALTFHLRRLYGYHVTNSYFPSLLMFVISWATFFFQASLSDPSFLPSSSSSSSSSSSSSSSSSFL, encoded by the exons ATGAAAGGGTTATCAGGAGTGCCGGTCTtcgtgtgggcgtgggtgtgggtgggcgtgaCCTGTGAGACGGAAGACCCCACCTGGATGACCTCCGTGACCCCAG GGAAAGGCGAAGTGGAGGGGGCGTGGCTCGAGGGGGGCGATGGGGGAGCCATGTGTGCGGACCTACAGcaacgagaagaaggaggaggaggaggcgtggcggTGTGTCTGAGGGTCAACATCAAGAAGTCGTCGCCCCTCGCCACCCTGCTTACCCTGACCCGCCCTTCACCCTCGCCGGCCCTCGTTGTGG ACGTGGGTCACCTGGGCCTGTGGCTGAGCACGGCGAGGCAGGGGCAAAACGCGCCCCACGTTTCTTTCTTCGAGGCGCGGCTGCCCCCCGGGACGTGGCGCCACCTGTGTGTGCAGCAGCGGGGGCGCGGCCCTGCAAGTGCTGACGCCTCGCAGCCGCAGCCCGAGGCCGGGCACCACGGACTCCGCTGCTTCGTGGAcgggcaggaggaggagctggtgccCGTCACACCCTCGCCAGGGCCCGAGGACCGCTGCAGGGGAGACGTGGCCAGCTGCCCGGGCCGCGCTCCGCTGCAAAACGCCGCGCCCACCAGTGGGGGCGTGTGGCAGCTGTGTGTGGGCGGCGGCCATCGGTCGGTGGCGGGGGCGGTGGCCGACGTGCGGGTGTGGGCGGGGGTGCTAGACGACGAGGCTCTGCGGGCAGCCTCGCTCTGCCCCGGGCGTatgccccccgccccgccccctctccACGATTCTGGGGGGTGGGTGCCGCAGAGCAACGCCTCGACAGCTGCCTTTCCGCTGCGGCAGGTGTGCGCCGCCGCGCCGCGCTTGGTCGACGTGCGCCCAGCCGGCACTTTCCGCGGCCTGAGTGAGCTCTGCGTCGCCCTTGGCGGGGCCGTGCCGCCCGCCGCCACCCTCAAGGCCACCCTCCCCGCCCTCAACGAGTCGTGTGAGGGCCCCGCGGGGCTACTCTCCTGGGTAGGCGGTGACCCCGTGGTCGGAGCCGCGGCCGAGGAGACGTGTCCTGCAGTGGATGTAGGCGGCGGGGCGGTGCGGGCGGCGTGCGTGCTGCAGCTACCTTGCTCTTTGTGTGTCGTGCCGCGCACCTCCATCTACCGCCTCTACGGCCACGACGGCAGCCTCTTCGACTTCACTTTCTACTTGGAGACAGAGGCCGACGGCCAGCCTGCCTTCAGGGGTTCTGGCGGCTCGCGGCTGGAGCGCGCGGGCGACGGCTGGCGGCTGGCCTCGGTGCTGCACAGCCGCCGCTGGACGCTGGCTGAGGCGGCAGTGCTGCCgctggggcggcggcggtggacggAGGGCGGCGTGCAGACGCTGCTGGCGCTGACGGTGTGTCGCAGCGGTCAGTTCTCCTGCGACGACGGCCAGTGCGTGGCGCAGACGGCGCGCTGCAACGACATCGTGGACTGCCGGGACCGTTCCGACGAGGCTGAGTGCAGCGTGGTGGTGACCCCCGAGGGCTACGACCCTTACTACCCCCCGCCGCCGCGCCCCGGGGAGACGCCGCCCCTGGACCTACCTTACCACATCGACGTATATTACCTGAGCGACGTCACCACTGAGGAGGGTCGTGCCGGCATGGACGTGGGCGTTACGCTCTCCTGGTACGATTCGCGACTCCGGTTCCTCAATCTCAAGCCGGGCATCAAGAACTACTTCCCATGCAAGCTAGTGTGGACGCCGGTGGTGCGCGCCGTGGCGGGGCGCGGCATAGGCTTCATCCTCGACACGGACGACTACGAGAAGTTTTGCTACACGTACGCCAGCGACGAGCTGGTGGCGCGGCCCCTCAGCGACCCCCTCATGG gTCACCTCGCCGAGGGCCGCACACACGCCGTGGAGGTGTACCTCGGCGTGCTGGCGTGGCTGCCGTGCCGCTTCCGCCTGCCCGCCTACCCGTTCGACGCCCAGCGCTGCAACATGTCCTTCGTCATGACCAACGCGCCGGGCACCCGCGCCTTCACCAAGGCCTCGCCCGGCAGACGCGTCCCCTACCTTAACTCG cGCCGCGTCCTGCTGGAGTACGAGCTGCACGCCCTCACCACGGAGGTCGGCGCCTTCCTGCAGGGCACCGACAACAACACCTACTTCGCCCTCACCTTCCACCTGCGGCGCCTCTACGGCTACCACGTCACCAACAGCTACTTCCCCAGCCTGCTCATGTTCGTCATCTCCTGGGCGACCTTCTTCTTCCAGGCGAGTCtttctgacccttccttccttccttcctcctcctcctcctcctcctcctcatcatcatcatcatcatcatcatcatttttatga